In Chitinophagaceae bacterium, the genomic window TAAGTCAAAGGACCACCATCAGTCCCTTCACTGCGTTCAAAGGGTCGCGGTATACATACAAATTCTGCAGAAAGATGATCGTTAGTAGCAGTCACCAGTGCATAGCCGTGACCGCCAAAGTCGACCAATGACATATGCGGCGCTACGTCCGGATTGCGCACGGCACGGGCTTGCTCCATATCTCCGGTCTCCTTTAATTTTAACGTTGAATTCACACCATGTAAAGCAGTAACATTCATGGAAGGGATCACCTTGCCATCAGGTTGATCGATCAGGTGCAGCACACGTTTCGGATGATCTTTAGCCATGGTAACTTCCATCACTTCAAAAAGAGTCTGCTGCGATATGGAACCGGTAATGAATTCCACACCTAATGGTTCATAATTCTTTGGCGGCAGCGCCTTGGAAGTTAATCCGGCATAAAACCCATGACGGTCACCTCCCACCACACAAAAACCAGTGATTTTCTGATCGCGTATGAAATCAAATATCAAGTCTTTATCACGAAGAAACCGGTTGTCCATTACCGCATATCCTGCCTCTTTAGGCCATTGACTTCCTAATTCGCCGGGTAAATTTTGATAATCGCTGCGCACTTCCATAGTGCCAAAAGTGTGTCCCCATATTTTCCAGCGCGCAGTAGAGGCCCCGAGCTGTTCTATGAACCAGCGTCTCTGCTCACTGCCCAGGAAAGTCTGGGCATGAACATCTTTTGTCGGATTCGGAATGTCCTTACCGTTGAAACGAATGGTGTCCGGCGGATGGTCGCCATTATAATGACGACCATAATTCATAATTTCAAAAGGCACTTGTGGGGAAACCCTTGGATACTCCGGAGCTTCAAAATCATCAGTGGACATATCAGGAGAACGGAATGACCAATTATCAGTGAGCAACAAATCGACATTCTTTCCCCAACGCAATACCCGCTGGATCTTCAGGCTGTTAATCGCCAGCAGGTTATTAGGTTCTTCTGAGAGTCCGTCGTCGTTGAACTCTTCCATGGGAGTATCCACCACTTCCGGAGCAATGAATTTTTCGAGCTTAGGGTTTCCGGGTTGTTCAACCAGCGCAGGGATGAATTCCCACCAGGCCTGGTTGGCATAGACTTTCTGGTTTTGTGCAGGAGCGTTGTAGCCGCCTCCTGCCACATACTCACTTTGATAGCCTGCCCAGGCAAATTCGTGATTGTCCCAAACACAGACAAATGGCCAACGCGCCCGCGCATCCTGCAAATCGGGATCTTCGAGATAGGCACGATAAAGTGTACGATAATCCTCGAGCGTAACGGGTAGATGAAAATTGCTAACCTTCCTGCCTTGCGGGAATTTATACAGATCTCTGATACGACGGCCGCGGTTTCCGTTGGGATTATCTTCTGCATACCAGGTGACTTCGTAAATAAAATCACCCAGGTGCAACACAAAATTAAGTTGCTGGTCCCTGGAACGTGCCTCATCTTCGAAGATCATCTTCCGGTAAGCATTCAGTGCACCTTCGTTAGGGCATTGACAAGAAACAAAGGTGAAGCGAACGGGTGCATCCGAATCGTCGCTGGGTGCAGTTATCGTACGACCGGTCCGGCTGGCGAAACCATGCTCATCAATGAAACGGTACCAATACGCACGGTTGGGTTCGAGATCTGCAGCCAAAAACCGGCAGGTCCAATCTGAATCAGCGCTGATTTGTGATGTACCACCTGCCAGGATTTTTTTGAATTCAGGTGTCGTTGAAATTTCAACAACCAGCTTTTTAGCAACACTATCATTTACTGGCGGACGTCTCGTCCACAAGATTACACTGTTAGCTGTCGGGTCACCGGATGCTACACCCTGTGGAAAAAGGTCGCGGCGTTCAATGGCAGCTGTGGGAACCTTGTTTGCCCAACCTTTTTTTGTCGCTAAGGCGAAGCCAGCGAGTATGGAGGTCTGTAAGAATTTACGGCGGGTTAAACTCATAAGAATGCAATGGATGCTGTTTAGTTAACCTGAATTAAAAGCATGCTTTATTTTTATTTCTTTATGTTCAAAACACCTGAAGCATTTTACCAAATCATACTGTGCTTGCTCATAACATTTCAAACAAAGGTTTGAATAATATATACCATTGATAAATGTAAATGCATAAACCAAAACGATAAAGTAAAATAGCCCAACTTACCCTGGCTGACGACAAACCGGGAAATAGGCTGTACAAAATTGCATCAATGGCGCTTGTCTTATTTTCTGACTGGTGACCACTCCATATTTGTCCGCATTGCAAAAGGGGAAAGATGATTACGTTGAAACTGATAGAACGCGGCAGATCAACTTAATAACAGCAATGATGAACAAAACAGACACACGATAAAATGAATGCAGAAACAAAATGCAGGAAGGTGTGGTGGCGGAGCTGACTTTGATAGAACCAAAAATCATTAAATCCATCCTCAGATGTACACCATCAACATTGGTCTTAGGTCAATTTCACTACGCATGTAATTAAAAGCGATTTACAATGGATATTGTCATGTTTTTACTTGCGTTTACAAAGTATCGTTTGTTTAATTGAATCTAAAAACAGCCAAAATGATAATGATGATGAACATTGATAATTGTGTGAGTTGGAAGAGTTGCATGTTTCTTCTCAAGCGAATTGTTTCGTGTTGCACTTCGTCAGTATTATTTTCCGATTTTAATATTGCATCTAATTTGTCGGAAGTTGTTCTGCCAAGTGTAAAACCATTAACAAAAAGTAAAACCACGATGGCTAATTTTATTTTGAACCAAAGCAGTGCTGTCAAACTCCAGTTTAAAAGCCAAAGCATGATTAGTCCTGTAAGAATTGAAACCATCAAACCAATAATTCCGAACACACGAAATTTTGTTGTGGCTTTGAATGCTGCCAAACCCTGCTCCTTATTTGAGTCGTAGAGTTTCCAAAATTGATATTGTGAAATGGCATTTGCTAATGTGATACCTATTGCCATTGCCAAAGCAATAAGGTGTAATGTCAATGTTATTTGTAAAACGGCTTGCATATTTTTTTTGCTTTTTGTTGATGTGACTTGATTTTTATTTTTAATGAAGTTGTTTTATTCCGTATGGATGTAATCCAATTTGATTGAGATAATTTTTTTGGAAGCATTGAAATCAAATTTTGCAGCATCAAAACTTGGTGGTCCACTAATGCTACCTTTTGCATTGTTTGAAACTGCAATGCCTTCGGTAGGCATTCCATACCAGGTTTTATCTATTTTATTATTGTTGTTTTCATCGTGGTAAACTGCGATTGCATATCTTCCAAAGGGAATATTTTCAAAAGTTATGGTACTTGTGCCGTGGGTTATTTTACCTCTTAAATGAAGCATTGCTTTTGATGCTTCCTTTGGAAATCCATCGGCTTTGTTGAATAGATTAATATTTATTTCTCCTTTTGAATTTCTGATTCCCGTAACCGTTACTTGCAGATTGTTGACGGTTGCTGTTTGAAATGACGTAATAAAAAAATATGCTGAAAGTAATATTGCAATCAGCGAAATTGATTTGAGTGTTTGATGTTTCATGACATTTGTTTTGATGGAAGCTTAAAACCGGCAAGGATGAGCCAGATAAAACCAATGAATCTTGTTAGCGGAATAAAAAATAAAAGGTGGAGAGTAAGCAAACTCAATGAACTTAACAGTCCGCACAATGCCAATGCAAAGCCCCAATACACTAACCACTTTGGTAAAAGTTTAGTGAAGTATGCAGTGATGGAAACACCTGCGATGAAAATTCCAAGTGGTAATGAATAACCAACACCGCCGGTTGCATATACTATAAAATACAAAACACGAATGATTGATGTGTCTTGCGCAACTTCGGGATAGGCCATTACCCAAAGTAAGAGAGACGACAATAGAATATTTGCTGCTGCAATCTGTCCACCGAATAATGCAATATAAGGACCCACTGCTGTTACTCCATGAAAGCGCAGTCGGCTAACGACACATACAACAAATAGCCCCAATGGAACTGCTGCAATAAATTGTAGAAAGGAGCACATCAATACTGCATGAGGATAGCCACTGAAATATGCTTTGATAATTTCAGTTGTGTCCCAAGGTGCCGGGAAATGTGGGCTTGTGGGTGAAAATGAAATTACGAATGAAAGTCCTGCACAAAACAGAACTGTAATGTGAAATAGTTTGCATGATTTTTTTTTAGAAATGGTGCTCTGAAAAGGTTTTCGGCTTCGCCTTAATGTTTATTGAAATTGTTTTTTACATTGGTTCTTTAATGTTGTTTGTATTACAAACCAAATGGACAAAAAATATATTTTTTAGAGGTGCAAATATTTTTTTATTGTTTCTGCATATTGTTCAAATGCTTTCTTTCCTTTTGCAGTGAGCTTGCAAATGGTTTGCGGATAATTTCCTTTGTATGTTTTTTCCACCTCAATGTATGCTGCTTCACTCAATTTTTTTATTTGATGACTTAAATTTCCTTGTGTTGTTTTTGTGATTTCCATTAAATAATTAAAGTCGGCTTGTTTCACTTTCATCAATGTCGAAACAATTGCCAGGCGGACAGGAACATTTAAAATGGGGTCGAGTTCACTATACATTTTATGCTTTCGCAGATTTTAATAAATACCCGGGGATAAGGTAACCGAAAACGATTGCAATGCCGTGAAGCAAAACTTTGTAATCTTCGGGAACAAATACACTGACGATAGCTGCAACAAAAAATAAGATGCCGCCTATGATTAGGGGTTGAAATTTCATTACAAGTCCTGATGCCAATGTTCCGATGGCGGCAATAATTAAAGTGTAAGTGAATGGGGGATTGGATGTGTAAACATTGATGAACACTACAGCTAAAAATGAAATGCCTAACACCAGCCACATTTTGTAAAGGAAGTTGCTTAGATAAGAAACGGTAGCGTTGGAAACATTTTTACGATAATGAATAATTGTTGAGATAACGCCGGCGATTGCCAACACTGGAAACGGCAAAAAATAAAAGGGTGTGGTGGTGTATTGATGTAAAAAGAAAAAAGAAAAACTTGCGATGGTGATGAGCCAGCCCCAAAGTAAAAAAGGATAACTATTTTGCTTGATGTTTTCTTTAGTCATTGCAATTGCCTCTGAAATGAAATCATGCAATTAGCAAGTTAATCCGTCTGCCAAGTCCGTCTTCAAAAATTCTGTAAAGCGTTGAAAGCTGTATGTCGCACTTGCCGTTTTCAAGTCGTGAGATGTAACTTTTTTTAGTTCCAACTTTGTTTGCAAGTTGTTCCTGTGTCAAGTTAGCTTCACGCCTTGCAGCTTTAAGTGTTTCGCTAATCACAAAATACTGTGCCCTCTCTTCAAACTCATCGCGCTTTTTAGTTCCAATCTTTCCGTATTGGATGTCTAAAATTTCGTCAAAGTTTTTAGCGTTTCTTATTGCTTCGTTCTTTTTCATTTTGTTTGTTTTTTAAAATGAAGTATTCATTTTTAATTTCAATGCTAAATCAATTTCTTGTCGTGGTGTCTTTTGAGTTTTCTTTTGAAATGCGTTGAATAACACAACCAAATTCCCTTTGTCAAAGCAACAGAAGATGCGGTAAATGTTACTGCCAGCTTCAATTCTGATTTCATAAAGACCGTCAGTCCCTTCAATATGTTTCAAGAACTTTTCCGAAATCTTGTCAACAGACTTTACAATACGAAATACATAACCAATCTTTTCTTTTACGAGGTCATTCACCCCAATGTAAAAGTCTTTGAAGTATTGTCCATGAAA contains:
- a CDS encoding alkaline phosphatase D family protein; the protein is MSLTRRKFLQTSILAGFALATKKGWANKVPTAAIERRDLFPQGVASGDPTANSVILWTRRPPVNDSVAKKLVVEISTTPEFKKILAGGTSQISADSDWTCRFLAADLEPNRAYWYRFIDEHGFASRTGRTITAPSDDSDAPVRFTFVSCQCPNEGALNAYRKMIFEDEARSRDQQLNFVLHLGDFIYEVTWYAEDNPNGNRGRRIRDLYKFPQGRKVSNFHLPVTLEDYRTLYRAYLEDPDLQDARARWPFVCVWDNHEFAWAGYQSEYVAGGGYNAPAQNQKVYANQAWWEFIPALVEQPGNPKLEKFIAPEVVDTPMEEFNDDGLSEEPNNLLAINSLKIQRVLRWGKNVDLLLTDNWSFRSPDMSTDDFEAPEYPRVSPQVPFEIMNYGRHYNGDHPPDTIRFNGKDIPNPTKDVHAQTFLGSEQRRWFIEQLGASTARWKIWGHTFGTMEVRSDYQNLPGELGSQWPKEAGYAVMDNRFLRDKDLIFDFIRDQKITGFCVVGGDRHGFYAGLTSKALPPKNYEPLGVEFITGSISQQTLFEVMEVTMAKDHPKRVLHLIDQPDGKVIPSMNVTALHGVNSTLKLKETGDMEQARAVRNPDVAPHMSLVDFGGHGYALVTATNDHLSAEFVCIPRPFERSEGTDGGPLTYRVVHHTRLWKAGEAPKLEQEIMEGDPGYCI
- a CDS encoding DUF2141 domain-containing protein, producing the protein MKHQTLKSISLIAILLSAYFFITSFQTATVNNLQVTVTGIRNSKGEININLFNKADGFPKEASKAMLHLRGKITHGTSTITFENIPFGRYAIAVYHDENNNNKIDKTWYGMPTEGIAVSNNAKGSISGPPSFDAAKFDFNASKKIISIKLDYIHTE
- a CDS encoding transcriptional regulator, producing MYSELDPILNVPVRLAIVSTLMKVKQADFNYLMEITKTTQGNLSHQIKKLSEAAYIEVEKTYKGNYPQTICKLTAKGKKAFEQYAETIKKYLHL
- a CDS encoding helix-turn-helix domain-containing protein, which gives rise to MKKNEAIRNAKNFDEILDIQYGKIGTKKRDEFEERAQYFVISETLKAARREANLTQEQLANKVGTKKSYISRLENGKCDIQLSTLYRIFEDGLGRRINLLIA
- a CDS encoding type II toxin-antitoxin system RelE/ParE family toxin, coding for MNKEREIIFHGQYFKDFYIGVNDLVKEKIGYVFRIVKSVDKISEKFLKHIEGTDGLYEIRIEAGSNIYRIFCCFDKGNLVVLFNAFQKKTQKTPRQEIDLALKLKMNTSF